A genomic segment from Deinococcus aetherius encodes:
- a CDS encoding DUF6176 family protein — METRAYRIKLKPGSLERVRAWAAELTRRREEGLATLRAETVLLGCFFLEQTQDGDYLIAVATAERFEASRTAVEEALEGLDAYQQQFKKDTWASSQRLELLVELNRVHEGDQELGPAR; from the coding sequence ATGGAGACGCGGGCCTACCGCATCAAGCTCAAGCCGGGCAGCCTTGAGCGGGTCCGGGCGTGGGCCGCGGAACTGACCCGGCGCCGGGAGGAAGGGCTGGCGACCCTGCGGGCCGAGACCGTCCTGCTGGGCTGCTTCTTCCTGGAACAGACGCAGGACGGCGACTACCTGATCGCCGTGGCGACCGCCGAGCGCTTCGAGGCGTCCCGGACGGCCGTCGAAGAAGCCTTGGAGGGCCTGGACGCCTACCAGCAGCAGTTCAAAAAGGACACCTGGGCGTCGAGTCAGCGCCTGGAACTGTTGGTGGAGTTGAACCGAGTTCACGAGGGGGACCAAGAGTTGGGCCCGGCCCGTTGA
- a CDS encoding response regulator has product MGERLWQPCDGPAPSSPTWCWVLLDVNMPAMTGFEVLQAVKLDPQLGVIPVVMLTTSDSRDDITRAYTLHASSYLLKSVDFAGFIAQVESFVAFWSRSRLVQWPDPSGQPERGSAAETEDGTRPVPSIR; this is encoded by the coding sequence GTGGGAGAGCGGCTCTGGCAGCCCTGCGACGGCCCGGCGCCCTCCTCCCCGACGTGGTGCTGGGTGCTGCTCGACGTGAACATGCCCGCCATGACCGGCTTCGAGGTCCTCCAGGCCGTGAAGCTCGACCCGCAGCTGGGCGTGATTCCCGTGGTGATGCTGACCACTTCAGACAGTCGAGACGACATCACCCGGGCCTACACCCTGCACGCCAGCTCCTACCTGCTCAAATCGGTGGACTTCGCAGGCTTCATCGCCCAGGTGGAGAGCTTCGTCGCGTTCTGGAGCAGGAGCCGCCTCGTCCAGTGGCCCGACCCCTCGGGCCAGCCGGAGCGGGGCAGCGCCGCTGAGACGGAGGACGGGACCCGTCCGGTCCCGTCGATCAGGTGA
- a CDS encoding DUF4258 domain-containing protein: MIPGFDFSTTQVLEWELDAIWKALDEERLIFSRHAREELSLDALTLDDVLDAINFPDEVSKDLPGGPRAPGLNFDRFLGHVRLRAKVGWRDETYIVVTVMAN; the protein is encoded by the coding sequence GTGATCCCAGGGTTCGATTTCAGCACCACGCAAGTGCTGGAGTGGGAACTCGACGCCATCTGGAAAGCGCTGGACGAGGAACGCCTGATCTTCAGCCGTCACGCCCGCGAGGAATTGAGTCTCGACGCCCTGACCCTCGACGACGTGCTGGACGCCATCAACTTCCCCGATGAGGTGAGCAAGGACCTCCCCGGCGGCCCCCGCGCCCCGGGCCTGAACTTCGACCGCTTTCTCGGCCACGTCCGGCTGCGCGCCAAGGTCGGCTGGCGCGACGAAACCTACATCGTCGTGACCGTCATGGCGAACTGA
- a CDS encoding helix-turn-helix domain-containing protein, whose amino-acid sequence MVKRIEVKEGEFVMRFDPEQFPALAKEAKRQPDETFDIPALTSEQSSLGDDIERALIVATIGEALKTVRQQAGVSGAAAGEAIGINRQRVSQLERLSTANVELATLVKYLHGLGYDLSLTLKPRGGGREIVTTI is encoded by the coding sequence GTGGTTAAAAGAATTGAAGTGAAAGAAGGTGAGTTTGTAATGCGGTTTGATCCCGAACAGTTCCCCGCGCTTGCTAAGGAAGCGAAGCGTCAGCCTGACGAAACCTTTGACATTCCGGCTTTGACTTCTGAACAATCTTCCCTGGGTGATGACATTGAACGCGCTCTGATCGTGGCGACGATTGGTGAAGCCCTGAAGACGGTGAGACAGCAGGCCGGAGTGAGCGGCGCGGCGGCTGGAGAGGCGATTGGAATCAACCGCCAGCGCGTGAGCCAGCTTGAGCGGCTCAGCACCGCGAACGTCGAGCTGGCGACGCTCGTGAAGTACCTGCACGGCCTCGGGTACGATCTGAGCCTCACTCTCAAGCCCCGTGGTGGTGGCCGCGAGATCGTCACCACCATCTGA
- a CDS encoding helix-turn-helix domain-containing protein encodes MPVRPTTYQTQQRGVSVTVTDVPTTFSDDGEELGFALGVMRQLDALVQEALAKQPEGGAVELAYAETVPPPDPVSLELRRALRLRKVSGAQVAQQLGVTPPVVSRWLSPDYHQHGMETLRRIADALDMDVEVKLKPRQRQAAS; translated from the coding sequence ATGCCTGTCCGGCCCACCACCTACCAGACCCAGCAGCGCGGCGTGAGTGTCACCGTCACGGATGTGCCGACGACCTTCAGTGACGACGGGGAGGAACTGGGCTTCGCCCTGGGGGTCATGCGTCAGCTCGACGCCCTGGTGCAGGAGGCGTTGGCGAAACAGCCCGAGGGCGGCGCGGTGGAACTTGCCTACGCCGAGACGGTGCCGCCGCCCGATCCGGTGAGCCTGGAACTGCGGCGGGCGCTGCGACTGCGGAAGGTGAGCGGCGCGCAGGTGGCCCAGCAGCTTGGGGTGACCCCCCCGGTCGTCTCGCGCTGGCTTAGCCCGGACTACCATCAACACGGCATGGAGACGCTGCGGCGCATCGCCGACGCCCTGGACATGGACGTGGAAGTCAAGCTCAAGCCCAGGCAACGCCAGGCCGCTTCATAG
- a CDS encoding sensor histidine kinase: MSQPTDLIPTPGGSSALPHEMGRLVQAFDWSSTSLGPRSTWPQSLRTLTEMLLVHPFAMIVLWGPDLVQIYNDPYRIVMGAKHPAGLGQPTRECWPEVWHFNAPIYDGVMHRGETFEFTDQRLVIQRHGQDEEAFFTLTFSPVRDETGGVGGVLVTVIETTERVRAQAELQERTRRAEEEARAQEAFVAFTEAVGTQTAVRALTGEATRVLWAHFGDDSTFVYYEREGDRWRARVWTEDLEDQPELLALLREGLPLDTPLYAEALNTQQPVFTEQWDVERERVPHSEGYGAAANVPLVVDGEVRGFVALGLRHTYRWSELDRAVVRAVGRGLNLALERAEATTRLETQNAELDARTKALEGVARLSQDLALQTDRYELIRRALDLVLSLLPPGVGFFYERHAGRWHAAVQVGVPGTPELQAAVDAGFPVGGTPTLDRPEQTQAPFFQDRYDQALDVAPELVQHLQTVAALPVLVDGEVPGLFNVALFEARAWSAADRALLVTVARSLGLTLEGAQGVARLAQERRKLEVANEELEAFTYSVSHDLRTPVRHVMSFNHLLRKQLGVGLDDKAARYLTVVEEAAGRMNTLIDAMLDLSRTSRLPLRLGPVDLGELVEVVRVELEADVLERLMEWEIGPLPLVMADSDTLRQVVTNLLENALKYTRPREVARVEVWAEERPSEWVVHVRDNGVGFDPQYTNKLFGVFQRLHLTKDFEGTGVGLANVRRIITRHGGRVWASARLGEGATFGFTLPKF; encoded by the coding sequence ATGAGTCAACCGACCGATCTCATCCCCACCCCGGGCGGTTCCTCGGCCCTGCCACACGAGATGGGCCGTCTGGTGCAGGCGTTCGACTGGTCGTCCACCTCCCTCGGCCCCCGGTCCACCTGGCCCCAGAGCCTACGGACCCTCACCGAGATGCTGCTTGTCCACCCGTTCGCCATGATTGTGTTGTGGGGGCCCGACCTGGTGCAGATTTACAACGACCCCTACCGCATCGTCATGGGGGCCAAGCACCCCGCTGGGCTGGGGCAACCTACCCGCGAGTGCTGGCCGGAGGTGTGGCACTTCAACGCCCCCATCTACGACGGCGTGATGCACCGGGGCGAGACCTTCGAGTTCACCGACCAGCGGCTGGTGATCCAGCGGCACGGCCAGGACGAGGAGGCCTTTTTCACCCTCACCTTCAGCCCCGTCCGTGACGAGACGGGCGGGGTGGGCGGGGTGCTGGTCACGGTCATCGAGACGACCGAGCGGGTGCGCGCCCAGGCCGAGTTGCAGGAGCGTACCCGACGGGCCGAGGAGGAGGCCCGCGCGCAGGAGGCCTTTGTGGCCTTTACCGAGGCGGTCGGAACCCAGACCGCCGTGCGGGCCCTGACCGGCGAAGCGACCCGGGTGCTGTGGGCCCATTTCGGCGACGACAGCACCTTCGTGTACTACGAGCGCGAGGGGGACCGCTGGAGGGCCCGCGTGTGGACCGAGGACCTGGAGGACCAACCCGAACTGCTGGCGCTGCTGCGGGAGGGGCTGCCGCTGGACACGCCCCTGTACGCCGAGGCGCTGAACACCCAGCAGCCGGTGTTCACCGAGCAGTGGGACGTGGAACGCGAGCGGGTGCCGCACTCGGAGGGATACGGGGCCGCTGCCAACGTCCCACTGGTGGTGGACGGTGAGGTGCGGGGCTTCGTGGCCCTGGGCCTGCGCCACACCTACCGCTGGAGTGAGCTGGACCGGGCCGTCGTGCGGGCGGTGGGCCGGGGGCTGAATCTGGCGTTGGAGCGCGCGGAGGCCACCACCCGTTTGGAGACCCAGAACGCGGAACTCGACGCGCGGACCAAAGCGCTGGAGGGCGTCGCGCGGCTGTCCCAGGACCTTGCGCTCCAGACCGACCGGTACGAGCTGATCCGGCGCGCGCTGGACCTGGTGCTGTCCCTGCTCCCTCCGGGCGTAGGGTTCTTCTATGAGCGCCACGCCGGGCGCTGGCACGCGGCGGTGCAGGTCGGTGTCCCGGGCACCCCCGAGTTGCAGGCGGCCGTGGACGCCGGCTTTCCCGTGGGCGGGACACCGACCCTCGACCGGCCCGAGCAGACGCAGGCCCCCTTCTTTCAGGACCGCTACGATCAGGCGCTGGATGTGGCGCCAGAACTGGTGCAGCATCTCCAGACCGTGGCCGCCCTGCCCGTTCTGGTGGACGGGGAGGTGCCGGGCCTCTTCAACGTGGCGCTCTTTGAGGCCCGAGCCTGGAGTGCGGCGGACCGGGCGCTGCTGGTCACCGTGGCGCGCAGCCTGGGGCTCACCCTGGAGGGCGCCCAGGGGGTGGCGCGACTCGCGCAGGAGCGCCGCAAGTTGGAAGTCGCCAACGAGGAACTGGAGGCCTTCACCTACAGCGTCTCGCACGATCTGCGCACCCCTGTGCGGCACGTGATGAGTTTCAACCACCTGCTCCGCAAGCAACTGGGTGTGGGGCTGGATGACAAGGCGGCGCGCTACCTCACTGTGGTGGAGGAGGCGGCCGGGCGCATGAACACCCTGATCGACGCGATGCTCGACCTGTCGCGGACCTCCCGGCTCCCACTGCGCCTGGGCCCGGTGGACCTGGGCGAGCTGGTGGAGGTCGTCCGGGTGGAATTGGAGGCCGATGTGCTGGAGCGACTGATGGAGTGGGAGATCGGGCCGCTGCCGCTGGTGATGGCTGACTCCGACACGTTGCGCCAGGTGGTCACGAACTTGCTGGAAAACGCGTTGAAGTACACTCGCCCCCGCGAGGTGGCGCGCGTCGAGGTCTGGGCCGAGGAGCGCCCCAGCGAGTGGGTCGTCCACGTGCGGGACAACGGCGTGGGTTTTGATCCCCAGTACACGAACAAGCTCTTCGGGGTGTTTCAGCGGCTGCATCTCACCAAGGACTTTGAGGGCACCGGCGTGGGGCTGGCGAACGTGCGGCGAATCATCACCCGGCACGGAGGCCGGGTCTGGGCCTCAGCACGGCTTGGGGAGGGCGCTACCTTCGGCTTCACTCTGCCCAAGTTTTAA
- a CDS encoding GNAT family N-acetyltransferase — protein MPATFALPGFVVRRLRPEDITLIADLARRASDYTEMITGEPARPDEEAAELFDVLPPGKKPEDLWLIGVLQGAQLVALLEIVHNSPAADEEYLGLLLMDPTLRGSGLGRRVYQGYAGRAWARGVRRIVLSVVQENQRALRFWQSVGFEPTDRSLPEAQYGAKTHRVHELQHVLPAAPHRRQESGVERYLDGEGRVTVYPSQHQMKRRVLTYLGSKFELGREYTEREVNEVLRAAHTFDDPALLRRDMFELGVLGRATNGSRYWRKPEGE, from the coding sequence GTGCCTGCTACTTTTGCTCTCCCCGGTTTCGTCGTTCGACGCTTGCGTCCTGAGGACATCACACTGATTGCGGACCTTGCGCGGCGGGCGTCGGACTACACCGAGATGATCACCGGCGAGCCTGCGCGCCCCGATGAGGAAGCCGCTGAACTCTTCGACGTCTTGCCGCCTGGGAAGAAGCCGGAGGACTTGTGGCTGATCGGCGTCTTGCAAGGCGCACAGCTCGTCGCATTACTGGAGATCGTTCACAACTCTCCCGCAGCGGACGAAGAGTACCTGGGCTTGCTGCTGATGGACCCAACGCTCCGTGGAAGCGGTCTGGGGCGCCGGGTGTATCAGGGGTATGCAGGTCGTGCATGGGCGAGAGGGGTCCGGCGCATCGTGCTGTCGGTCGTGCAGGAGAATCAGCGGGCGCTGCGGTTCTGGCAGTCGGTCGGATTCGAGCCGACGGACCGATCCTTGCCCGAGGCCCAGTACGGCGCCAAGACGCACCGTGTCCACGAGTTGCAACACGTCTTGCCTGCCGCACCGCACCGCCGTCAGGAAAGTGGGGTGGAGCGGTACTTGGACGGCGAGGGCAGGGTGACGGTGTACCCATCGCAACACCAAATGAAGCGCAGGGTGCTGACGTATCTGGGGTCGAAGTTCGAGCTTGGGCGCGAGTACACCGAGCGCGAGGTCAACGAGGTGTTACGCGCCGCGCACACCTTTGACGATCCCGCCCTGTTGCGCCGCGACATGTTCGAGCTGGGCGTGTTGGGGCGAGCCACCAACGGCTCTCGCTACTGGCGCAAGCCTGAAGGTGAGTGA
- a CDS encoding diguanylate cyclase domain-containing protein yields MIGTAFPLELVWQVLEVADIGLLITDLRRHILYANETFTRETGYTLEEVQGRHCSFLQGPDTDPADVLALREALNRGEPVERVILNYRKDGSPLWYRLRIRPIYVGGVLRYFVGAQEDYSAARAAQVHLEQLAYLDSLTGLGNRRAFDTRLSEHTAQGERLAVLLLDLNGFKQVNDQRGHLAGDTLLREVGHSLGHVTQGVGSAFRLGGDEFAVLLPGADAAEAQRQRERVLAAVQCLDGGSLRVAVGSACFPAEAEEVSALLHRADQRLYAHKIAG; encoded by the coding sequence TTGATAGGAACAGCTTTTCCCCTCGAACTCGTCTGGCAAGTTCTAGAAGTCGCGGACATCGGGCTCCTGATTACTGACCTGCGGCGACACATCCTGTACGCCAATGAGACCTTTACCCGTGAGACGGGCTACACCCTGGAAGAAGTCCAGGGTCGGCATTGCAGCTTCTTGCAAGGGCCCGACACCGATCCAGCCGACGTGCTCGCGCTCCGTGAGGCCTTGAACCGAGGGGAGCCCGTCGAACGGGTCATCCTCAACTACCGCAAGGATGGGAGCCCCCTCTGGTATCGGTTGCGGATTCGCCCCATTTACGTGGGTGGGGTCCTGCGCTACTTCGTGGGCGCCCAGGAGGATTACTCGGCCGCACGGGCGGCGCAGGTTCATCTGGAGCAGTTGGCTTACCTCGACAGCCTGACGGGTCTGGGCAACCGCCGTGCCTTTGACACTCGCCTCAGCGAGCACACCGCCCAGGGAGAACGGCTGGCCGTGCTGCTGTTGGACCTCAACGGGTTCAAGCAGGTCAACGATCAGCGGGGCCATCTGGCCGGGGACACCCTGCTGCGGGAGGTCGGTCACAGCCTGGGACACGTCACGCAGGGGGTGGGCAGTGCCTTCCGCCTGGGTGGGGACGAGTTCGCCGTCCTGCTGCCCGGGGCAGATGCGGCGGAAGCACAGCGGCAAAGGGAGCGCGTGCTGGCGGCGGTGCAGTGTCTGGATGGAGGGTCGTTGCGGGTCGCGGTGGGGAGCGCCTGCTTCCCGGCGGAGGCAGAGGAGGTGAGTGCCCTGCTACACCGGGCGGATCAGCGCCTGTACGCACACAAGATCGCAGGCTAG